Proteins encoded within one genomic window of Pigmentiphaga sp. H8:
- a CDS encoding aromatic-ring-hydroxylating dioxygenase subunit beta, producing MNGIGAVEMDEAIRLKHRVEQFLFLEARLLDANAWDEWLRLFTPTGMYWVPRMRGQQDARTQVSLFHEDALLRSVRARRLANHRNWSQQPPTHGARTIGNVSVTDPGPGTIVVRSSFQMLEWRADNPRAFGGSYTHTLREDPAAAGSFRIEMKRVDLVNCDAIHENLQVFL from the coding sequence ATGAACGGGATCGGCGCGGTGGAAATGGACGAGGCGATCCGGCTCAAGCATCGGGTCGAGCAGTTCCTGTTCCTGGAGGCGCGGCTGCTCGACGCCAATGCCTGGGACGAGTGGCTGCGGCTGTTCACCCCCACGGGCATGTACTGGGTCCCGCGCATGCGCGGCCAGCAGGACGCCCGGACCCAGGTTTCGCTGTTCCACGAGGACGCGCTGCTGCGCAGCGTGCGCGCGCGCCGGCTGGCCAACCACCGGAACTGGTCGCAGCAGCCGCCGACGCATGGGGCGAGGACGATAGGCAACGTATCGGTTACCGACCCGGGCCCCGGGACGATCGTGGTCCGCTCGTCGTTCCAGATGCTTGAATGGCGGGCCGACAACCCGCGCGCGTTCGGCGGCAGCTATACGCATACGCTGCGCGAGGATCCCGCCGCGGCCGGGTCGTTCCGGATCGAGATGAAACGGGTGGACCTGGTCAACTGCGACGCGATCCACGAGAACCTCCAGGTGTTCCTGTGA
- a CDS encoding cysteine hydrolase family protein, translating into MTSLDFSRPVVLALHYQNEVLHPDGRFAFGVAGDGAAQPAVVRGARGLLALGRRRRWPVVHVRIAYRPDFSDVTQNCAIFRTVVAQAVMADGSWGAEFLEELAPMPGEPVVTHNRINAFFRSGLEPMLDAMRPSLLLVGGVATNSVVEHTVRHATDLGWQSAVVEDACGAASQAVHAAALHNLRLLAEVCRLDEIQKLAEA; encoded by the coding sequence GTGACGTCTCTCGATTTCTCGCGCCCCGTCGTCCTGGCGCTGCACTACCAGAACGAGGTCCTGCACCCGGATGGCAGGTTCGCCTTCGGCGTGGCCGGCGACGGCGCCGCGCAGCCGGCCGTGGTGCGCGGCGCGCGCGGCCTGCTGGCGCTGGGGCGCCGGAGGCGGTGGCCGGTGGTGCACGTGCGCATCGCCTATCGCCCGGATTTTTCCGACGTGACGCAGAACTGCGCCATCTTCAGGACGGTGGTGGCGCAGGCGGTCATGGCCGACGGGAGCTGGGGCGCGGAATTCCTGGAGGAGCTCGCGCCCATGCCGGGCGAACCGGTGGTGACGCACAACCGCATCAATGCATTCTTCCGCTCCGGCCTGGAGCCGATGCTCGATGCGATGCGGCCCTCGCTGCTGCTCGTGGGCGGGGTGGCGACCAACTCGGTGGTGGAGCACACCGTCCGGCACGCGACCGACCTGGGCTGGCAGTCGGCCGTGGTCGAGGACGCTTGCGGCGCGGCCAGCCAGGCGGTGCACGCGGCCGCGCTGCACAACCTGCGGCTGCTGGCCGAGGTGTGCCGGCTGGACGAGATCCAGAAGCTGGCCGAAGCATGA
- a CDS encoding sulfatase, with protein sequence MRQPNILLIMTDQHRADHLGCYGNRQVRTPHIDGIAAKGTLFDRFYVASPICMPNRSTLMTGRMPSLHGVRHNGIPLRLDDTTFATLLGARGYRTALIGKSHLQNMQDIPPLVQRAPHEGRTVVEAHPDATGDRRDGAAYEQELASRWRDPAHRIRLPYYGFDHVELCMEHGDEAFGDYQRWLAQRLPGAESLRGRRHAQADDRYVTPQAWRTRLPEACYPSRYIAERGAAYLEAHAARGAAQPFFLKCSFPDPHHPFTPPGRYWDMYDPRDIAVPPTCAPPAADAPPHLRWLHDERAAGRANLDTPRVVAVTPREAREAIALSYGMITLVDDCIGQILQALEATGQAGDTIVVFTSDHGDFMGDHGLLFKGPLHYQGLVRVPFIWADPRVPGGRRSAALHGTLDLAQTLLHRTDTAPYHDIQGISLLPALDDPGWQGHDAVLIEDEIQRVFGGFDSPVRLRTLITRRWRLSVYLGAEWGELYDLENDPHERVNLWHDPRHADTRAGLMEALVRKMMALASRSPLPTRIA encoded by the coding sequence ATGCGACAGCCCAACATCCTGCTCATCATGACGGACCAGCACCGGGCCGACCACCTCGGGTGCTACGGCAACCGGCAGGTCCGCACGCCCCACATCGACGGCATCGCCGCGAAGGGAACGCTGTTCGACCGCTTCTACGTCGCCTCGCCGATCTGCATGCCCAACCGCAGCACGCTGATGACCGGCCGCATGCCGTCGCTGCACGGCGTCCGACATAACGGCATCCCGCTGCGCCTGGACGACACGACCTTCGCCACCCTGCTGGGCGCGCGCGGCTACCGCACCGCGCTGATCGGCAAGAGCCATCTGCAGAACATGCAGGACATCCCGCCGCTGGTCCAGCGCGCGCCGCACGAGGGCCGGACCGTGGTCGAGGCCCATCCCGACGCCACCGGCGACCGCCGCGACGGCGCGGCCTACGAACAGGAACTCGCCAGCCGCTGGCGGGACCCGGCGCATCGCATCCGGCTGCCCTACTACGGCTTCGATCACGTCGAGCTGTGCATGGAGCACGGCGACGAGGCCTTCGGCGACTACCAGCGCTGGCTGGCGCAGCGCCTGCCCGGTGCCGAAAGCCTGCGCGGCCGCCGGCACGCCCAGGCCGACGACCGCTACGTCACTCCCCAGGCCTGGCGCACGCGCCTGCCCGAAGCGTGCTACCCCAGCCGCTACATCGCCGAGCGCGGCGCCGCCTATCTGGAAGCGCACGCGGCGCGCGGCGCGGCGCAGCCCTTCTTCCTGAAATGTTCGTTCCCGGACCCGCACCATCCCTTCACGCCGCCCGGCCGGTACTGGGATATGTACGACCCCCGGGACATCGCCGTTCCGCCCACCTGTGCCCCGCCGGCGGCCGACGCGCCGCCTCATCTGCGCTGGCTGCACGACGAGCGCGCCGCCGGCCGGGCGAACCTGGACACGCCGCGCGTGGTGGCCGTCACACCGCGCGAGGCGCGGGAAGCCATCGCGCTGAGCTACGGCATGATCACGCTGGTGGACGACTGCATCGGCCAGATCCTGCAAGCGCTGGAAGCCACCGGGCAGGCCGGCGACACCATCGTGGTCTTCACCAGCGACCACGGCGATTTCATGGGCGACCACGGCCTGCTGTTCAAGGGCCCGCTGCATTACCAGGGGCTGGTGCGCGTGCCCTTCATCTGGGCCGACCCGCGCGTCCCGGGAGGACGGCGCAGCGCCGCCCTGCACGGCACGCTGGACCTGGCGCAGACCCTGCTGCACCGCACCGACACGGCGCCCTACCACGACATCCAGGGCATCAGCCTGCTGCCCGCGCTGGACGACCCCGGCTGGCAAGGACACGACGCCGTCCTGATCGAGGACGAGATCCAGCGCGTGTTCGGCGGCTTCGACAGCCCGGTCCGGCTGCGCACGCTGATCACCCGCCGGTGGCGGCTGAGCGTCTACCTGGGCGCCGAGTGGGGAGAGCTGTACGACCTCGAGAACGATCCGCACGAACGCGTGAACCTGTGGCACGACCCGCGCCACGCGGATACCCGCGCGGGCTTGATGGAAGCCCTCGTCCGGAAAATGATGGCCCTGGCCAGCCGTTCCCCCCTGCCCACCCGCATCGCGTAG
- a CDS encoding PKD domain-containing protein, with protein MILFRNLLLGVGASLLMASCGGGGGGDDGGTATPADRPTAVARADATSVPAGQAVMLDGSASSTPNGGNLAYLWSIDQRPDGSTAMLSDERAAQPVFTPDRAGAYRISLVVDDGKARSAPALLDLRATSVDPVAVVTPQISQLLASTVQLDGSASLPPEGGSSAGLAYAWTLAEKPEGSKAALDDSRIAQPRFVADKIGIYRAVLTVSYGSRVSASATTTVTIGVANSRPVPNAGSDIAGAVRGTRVALDGSASTDADGDALQYRWRFASRPYGSRAVIDDVSSVRASFVPDFAGTYRINLSLFDGQSTSLSPATLTVQVAPPAGAPNAKPIAVITAPFGKTFEAERGTAISLTGAYSIDADDGMIAYAAREWTLLSAPEGFDRAANWKGTSFVGTHYGNYLVQLRVQDSHGAWSDAVTQAYTVVNGANRPPRAIAKVAGAGNSVGVGGTVTLTGEDSTDPDGNRLAYQWTLLDRPDGSAATLGNANAVNASFVADKAGPYLFSLLVTDEHGFPSSDGISVNPVELTVVARTRNQPPIARLVAKEFLGNANSAILATANYSAEQPMVLGEFMAANPWSAGEFMQWNSFLLEPNGYDPDGDAITYLWTLPQLPADARFAMPLANYFCAANAGNYPGASVIAFEDWMNAGLALRQWSCNRLGLAPMTAGKYQVQLAISDGIDIAGPYTLDLYAAARANYPSLLLEDLRTHHQWSNDDQMLVNRQDADAKAFQRLFPFDGFGPTLPGALGLDSFRGDLVVKTFRLTAYGGDYAIADLRAVDAGGTETPKFVGLADNQVIRRGESVEFQLVWPITATPPGAGGLVTGRDGMTWSFRVAGKDGWTFSYNPTNNYNNNY; from the coding sequence ATGATTCTTTTCCGCAATCTTCTGCTGGGCGTCGGCGCATCGCTGCTGATGGCCTCGTGCGGAGGCGGTGGCGGCGGCGACGATGGCGGCACCGCCACGCCGGCCGACCGGCCCACCGCCGTGGCCCGGGCCGATGCCACCAGCGTTCCTGCAGGCCAGGCCGTCATGCTGGACGGGTCGGCCAGCTCGACGCCCAACGGCGGCAACCTGGCCTATCTGTGGAGCATCGACCAGCGGCCGGACGGCAGTACCGCCATGCTGTCCGACGAGCGGGCCGCGCAGCCCGTCTTCACGCCCGACAGGGCGGGCGCCTACCGGATCAGCCTGGTCGTCGACGACGGCAAGGCACGCAGCGCGCCGGCGCTGCTCGACCTGCGCGCCACCAGCGTCGACCCGGTGGCGGTGGTGACGCCCCAGATCAGCCAGTTGTTGGCCTCCACCGTGCAGCTCGACGGCTCGGCCAGCCTGCCTCCCGAGGGCGGCAGCAGCGCGGGGCTCGCCTATGCATGGACCCTGGCCGAGAAGCCCGAGGGCAGCAAGGCGGCGCTGGACGATTCCAGGATCGCGCAGCCGCGCTTCGTGGCCGACAAGATCGGCATCTATCGCGCCGTGTTGACGGTGTCCTACGGCAGCCGCGTCAGCGCGTCTGCCACGACGACGGTCACCATAGGCGTGGCCAACTCCCGGCCGGTACCGAACGCCGGCAGCGACATCGCCGGCGCCGTGCGCGGCACGCGCGTCGCGCTGGACGGCAGCGCCAGTACCGACGCCGATGGCGATGCCCTGCAATACCGCTGGCGCTTCGCGTCCCGGCCCTATGGCTCGCGGGCCGTGATCGACGATGTCTCGAGCGTGCGGGCCTCGTTCGTGCCGGATTTCGCCGGCACCTACCGGATCAACCTGAGCCTGTTCGACGGCCAGTCGACCAGCCTGAGCCCGGCCACCCTTACCGTGCAGGTCGCTCCGCCGGCCGGCGCGCCGAACGCCAAGCCGATCGCCGTCATCACGGCGCCGTTCGGCAAGACCTTCGAGGCCGAGCGGGGCACTGCCATCAGCCTGACCGGCGCCTATTCGATCGATGCCGACGACGGCATGATCGCCTACGCCGCGCGCGAGTGGACGCTGCTGTCGGCGCCCGAGGGCTTCGATCGCGCCGCCAACTGGAAAGGCACTTCGTTCGTCGGTACGCACTATGGCAACTACCTGGTGCAATTGCGCGTCCAGGACTCGCACGGCGCATGGAGCGACGCGGTCACCCAGGCCTATACCGTCGTCAATGGCGCCAACCGCCCGCCGCGCGCCATCGCCAAGGTGGCGGGCGCGGGCAACTCGGTGGGCGTGGGCGGCACCGTCACGCTGACCGGCGAGGACAGCACCGATCCGGACGGCAACCGCCTGGCCTACCAGTGGACCCTGCTCGATCGCCCCGACGGCAGCGCGGCGACGCTGGGCAACGCCAATGCGGTCAACGCCAGCTTCGTGGCCGACAAGGCCGGACCCTATCTGTTCAGCCTGCTGGTGACCGACGAACACGGCTTTCCCAGCTCGGACGGCATTTCGGTCAACCCGGTCGAGCTCACGGTGGTGGCGCGGACGCGGAACCAGCCCCCGATCGCGCGCCTGGTAGCCAAGGAGTTCCTGGGCAACGCCAACAGCGCGATCCTGGCGACGGCGAACTACAGCGCGGAGCAGCCGATGGTGCTGGGCGAGTTCATGGCCGCCAACCCGTGGAGCGCGGGCGAGTTCATGCAATGGAATTCATTCCTGCTCGAGCCCAACGGCTATGATCCGGACGGCGATGCGATCACCTACCTGTGGACGCTGCCGCAGTTGCCCGCCGATGCGCGTTTCGCCATGCCGCTGGCGAATTACTTCTGCGCCGCCAACGCCGGCAATTATCCCGGCGCTTCGGTGATCGCGTTCGAGGACTGGATGAATGCGGGGCTGGCCCTGCGGCAATGGTCGTGCAACCGCCTGGGGCTGGCGCCGATGACGGCCGGCAAGTATCAGGTGCAGTTGGCCATCAGCGACGGCATCGACATCGCCGGTCCGTACACCCTGGACCTGTACGCGGCCGCCCGCGCGAACTACCCCAGCCTGCTGCTGGAAGACCTGCGCACGCACCACCAGTGGTCCAACGACGACCAGATGCTGGTCAACAGGCAGGACGCGGACGCCAAGGCCTTCCAGCGGCTCTTCCCGTTCGACGGCTTCGGCCCCACCTTGCCGGGCGCATTGGGGCTGGACAGCTTCCGCGGCGACCTGGTGGTCAAGACCTTCCGGTTGACGGCCTATGGGGGCGACTACGCCATCGCCGACCTGCGGGCGGTCGACGCCGGGGGCACCGAGACGCCGAAGTTCGTGGGCCTGGCCGATAACCAGGTCATCCGCCGCGGCGAAAGCGTGGAGTTCCAGCTGGTGTGGCCCATCACGGCAACGCCGCCTGGAGCCGGCGGGCTGGTCACCGGCCGGGACGGCATGACGTGGTCCTTCCGCGTCGCCGGGAAGGACGGGTGGACGTTCAGCTACAACCCGACGAACAACTACAACAACAATTATTGA
- a CDS encoding SDR family oxidoreductase, whose translation MNDLHGKVALVTGGARSLGAGIAGAFLRAGASVVVADIDARAGEALATRLRTQARSGQAAGFVHTNLAEDGDLVRLVESLDREFGRLDCLVNNACIYDDAGLASTREQWLRSLNVNVVSGALLVGHAVPLLRRAEHPAVVNLSSVAGKVGQLGRLLYPACKAAILQVTRSMAVNLAPEGIRVNAVTPAWTWSEALVAQVAGDRELADRVASTFHPLARVGNIEDVAAAVLFLCSGAAGFVTGADLPVDGGYAVLGPDQGRSPAYWFQAARQAE comes from the coding sequence ATGAACGACCTGCATGGCAAGGTCGCCCTGGTGACGGGCGGCGCAAGAAGCCTGGGGGCTGGTATCGCCGGGGCGTTCCTGCGGGCCGGCGCGTCGGTGGTGGTGGCCGACATCGACGCCCGGGCCGGCGAGGCGCTGGCCACCCGGCTGCGCACGCAGGCCAGGTCCGGCCAGGCGGCCGGCTTCGTCCACACGAACCTGGCCGAGGATGGCGATCTGGTCCGGCTGGTGGAGAGCCTGGATCGCGAGTTCGGCCGGCTCGACTGCCTGGTCAACAACGCCTGCATCTACGACGACGCGGGGCTGGCCTCGACCCGGGAGCAATGGCTGCGTTCGCTGAACGTGAACGTGGTCAGCGGGGCGCTGCTGGTCGGGCACGCGGTGCCCTTGCTGCGCCGGGCCGAGCATCCGGCCGTCGTGAACCTGTCCAGCGTCGCGGGCAAGGTCGGCCAACTGGGCCGGCTGCTGTATCCCGCGTGCAAGGCCGCCATCCTGCAGGTGACCCGCAGCATGGCGGTGAACCTGGCGCCGGAGGGCATACGCGTGAACGCCGTGACGCCCGCATGGACGTGGTCCGAGGCCCTGGTTGCCCAGGTGGCCGGAGACCGCGAGCTGGCCGATCGCGTCGCGTCCACCTTCCACCCGCTGGCGCGGGTGGGGAACATCGAGGACGTGGCCGCGGCCGTGCTGTTCCTGTGCTCCGGCGCGGCGGGCTTCGTGACCGGCGCCGACCTGCCGGTGGACGGCGGCTACGCGGTGCTGGGCCCCGACCAGGGGCGGTCCCCCGCCTATTGGTTCCAGGCCGCGCGCCAGGCGGAGTGA
- a CDS encoding dienelactone hydrolase family protein, whose product MKHQTTIPMTRQDGSATSGYCAMPASGHGPGLVLCHEIFGINETMRKLAERYAEEGYVVLVPDLFSQIRPGVDLGYGEEDHAQAFALLERFDVGVGLADVALAARILRESPATTGQVAAVGYCLGGRLAYLAAAGALVDCAAGFYGVGIEAHLDHPPARPLMLHFGDADRYCPPETVARIAAHLAGSPDARVHRYPDADHAFARQGSALYRKPAALVSYERTIAFLHEHIGPRYDLSSLWDRHTELEFDVRDAAETMRTMVAEPYVNHIPTLTGGVGARQLYRFYKHHFIPSTPRDTRLIPISRTVGATQIVDEQLFCFTHDEEIEWMLPGIAPTGRRVEIPLVAVVKFRGDKLCHEHIYWDQASVLVQIGVLDPAGLPVAGRETAAKLLDESLPSNVLMRSWARSEGMD is encoded by the coding sequence ATGAAGCACCAGACCACGATTCCCATGACCCGCCAGGACGGATCGGCGACGTCGGGGTATTGCGCGATGCCGGCCTCCGGCCACGGCCCCGGGCTGGTGCTGTGCCATGAGATCTTCGGCATCAACGAGACGATGCGCAAGCTGGCCGAGCGCTATGCCGAAGAGGGATACGTGGTGCTGGTTCCGGACCTGTTCTCGCAGATCCGGCCGGGAGTCGACCTGGGCTACGGCGAAGAGGACCACGCCCAGGCTTTCGCGCTGCTGGAACGATTCGACGTGGGCGTCGGCCTGGCCGACGTCGCGCTGGCCGCGCGGATACTGCGGGAATCGCCCGCCACGACGGGGCAGGTGGCGGCGGTGGGCTACTGCCTGGGCGGGCGGCTGGCCTATCTGGCCGCCGCCGGGGCGCTGGTCGACTGCGCCGCGGGTTTCTACGGCGTGGGCATCGAGGCGCACCTGGACCATCCGCCGGCGCGGCCGCTCATGCTGCATTTCGGCGACGCCGACCGCTACTGTCCGCCCGAGACCGTGGCGCGCATCGCCGCGCACCTGGCCGGATCGCCGGATGCCCGGGTGCACCGCTATCCGGACGCCGACCACGCCTTCGCCCGCCAGGGCAGCGCGCTCTATCGCAAGCCCGCGGCCCTGGTCAGCTACGAGCGCACGATCGCCTTCCTGCATGAGCACATCGGGCCCCGCTACGACCTGTCGTCGCTGTGGGATCGCCACACCGAGCTGGAGTTCGACGTGCGCGACGCGGCCGAAACCATGCGCACCATGGTGGCCGAGCCCTACGTCAACCATATCCCCACCCTGACCGGCGGCGTCGGCGCCCGTCAGCTCTACCGCTTCTACAAGCACCATTTCATCCCGTCCACGCCCCGGGACACCCGGCTCATTCCCATCTCGCGCACCGTGGGAGCGACCCAGATCGTGGACGAGCAGCTGTTCTGCTTCACCCACGACGAAGAGATCGAATGGATGCTGCCCGGGATCGCGCCCACCGGCCGCCGTGTGGAGATCCCGCTGGTCGCGGTCGTCAAGTTCCGCGGCGACAAGCTCTGCCACGAACACATCTACTGGGACCAGGCGTCGGTGCTGGTGCAGATCGGCGTGCTGGATCCCGCGGGCCTGCCCGTGGCGGGCCGGGAAACGGCGGCGAAGCTGCTGGATGAAAGCCTGCCGTCGAACGTCCTGATGCGGTCCTGGGCGCGTAGCGAAGGGATGGACTGA
- a CDS encoding AraC family transcriptional regulator gives MAGGFLAHSENVLKNHVLLSSSDLDEVRSGVAGVLNEHRLTPRASHLDARLYGAVTAGLQMCLLEYGGAVAVETAPSRDFLLVQSALRGEVSVRCREGQWSLRPGDTLIMPSNVSLELEWGTATTQLLIKIPKALLYEVYEHLTGRPVDDPIDFAREIPLDTAPAQGLRTLIEYFCSHLAAPGGPMGLKIAQQALVGHLLNSQVQGLRDRPAPDARRVLPRCVRRAQEFMESCVQDAVSLQDIANHAGVSVRTLSRAYQDQHGVSPMAALRAMRLQRIRDELKGGRADSVSEVAYRWGYPHLGRFAAAYRERYGESPNETLRRQARGQP, from the coding sequence ATGGCAGGCGGATTTCTCGCCCACTCGGAAAACGTGCTCAAGAACCACGTCCTGCTGTCCTCGTCGGACCTGGACGAGGTCCGCTCGGGCGTGGCCGGCGTGCTGAACGAACACCGGCTGACCCCGCGCGCCAGCCACCTGGACGCGCGCCTGTACGGCGCCGTCACGGCCGGCCTGCAGATGTGCCTGCTGGAATACGGCGGCGCCGTGGCGGTGGAAACCGCGCCGTCGCGCGACTTCCTGCTGGTCCAGTCCGCGCTGCGCGGCGAAGTAAGCGTCCGGTGCCGGGAAGGGCAATGGTCCCTGCGGCCGGGCGACACTCTGATCATGCCCTCGAACGTTTCCCTGGAGCTGGAGTGGGGAACTGCGACCACGCAGTTGCTGATCAAGATTCCCAAGGCGCTGCTGTACGAGGTGTATGAACATCTGACCGGCAGGCCGGTCGACGATCCGATCGACTTCGCCCGCGAGATCCCCCTGGACACCGCGCCCGCCCAGGGGCTGCGCACGCTGATCGAGTATTTCTGTTCCCACCTGGCCGCGCCGGGCGGCCCGATGGGGCTGAAGATCGCACAGCAGGCCCTGGTCGGGCACCTGCTGAACTCGCAGGTCCAGGGCTTGCGCGACCGGCCGGCGCCGGATGCCCGCCGGGTATTGCCGCGCTGCGTGCGGCGCGCCCAGGAATTCATGGAATCCTGCGTACAGGACGCCGTCTCCCTGCAGGACATCGCCAACCATGCCGGGGTCAGCGTACGCACGCTTTCCCGGGCTTACCAGGACCAGCACGGCGTCAGCCCCATGGCCGCGCTGCGCGCCATGCGCCTGCAAAGGATCCGCGACGAACTCAAGGGCGGCAGGGCGGACAGCGTGTCGGAAGTGGCGTATCGCTGGGGCTATCCGCACCTGGGTCGCTTCGCCGCGGCCTATCGGGAACGTTACGGCGAATCCCCCAACGAGACCTTGCGCCGGCAGGCGCGCGGGCAACCCTGA
- a CDS encoding tripartite tricarboxylate transporter substrate binding protein, with the protein MVWPLTFPRLGRLLLWTSIGAFALAANGSRAQGWPTGPVSIIVPSSPGSGPDVLARSLGERLAAATQSTVIVENKPGANGVIGTAAVANAPPNGAALLLYDRLTLTVNPALLAKLPYNPRDLVGVTDVASVDLVFVCRANAPYKTWDEMLAFARGKAGALTVGTAGIGSVHHLSLELIKRHYGIGMVDVPYRGIAPAVAGLLGGELGCVITGQETVLEHIRSGRLRALAIGAAQRSPLLPDVPTLREVGAPDDLLIPTHFTLFVHAATPRSTVDRMQEKVAEALRNRALIDRFAERGLIVAPSNPDKVAQAMAREQERFTKLIRDAGIKME; encoded by the coding sequence ATGGTCTGGCCCCTTACCTTCCCCCGGCTGGGACGCCTCCTGCTCTGGACATCGATCGGCGCCTTCGCGCTGGCCGCCAACGGCAGCCGCGCCCAGGGATGGCCCACCGGCCCCGTCAGCATCATCGTGCCCTCATCCCCCGGCAGCGGCCCCGACGTGCTCGCGCGCAGCCTGGGCGAGCGGCTGGCCGCGGCCACGCAATCGACCGTCATCGTCGAGAACAAGCCCGGCGCCAACGGCGTGATCGGCACCGCCGCCGTGGCCAACGCGCCGCCCAACGGCGCCGCGCTGCTGCTTTACGATCGCCTGACCCTGACGGTCAACCCCGCGCTGCTGGCCAAGCTTCCCTACAACCCCAGGGATCTCGTCGGCGTCACCGACGTCGCCAGCGTCGACCTGGTATTCGTCTGCCGCGCGAACGCGCCCTACAAGACCTGGGACGAGATGCTGGCGTTCGCCCGTGGCAAGGCCGGCGCGCTGACGGTGGGCACGGCGGGCATCGGCAGCGTGCATCACCTCAGCCTGGAACTGATCAAGCGGCACTACGGCATCGGCATGGTCGACGTCCCCTACCGGGGCATCGCGCCGGCCGTGGCCGGCCTGCTGGGAGGCGAACTCGGCTGTGTCATCACCGGCCAGGAAACCGTGCTCGAGCACATCCGTTCGGGCAGGCTGCGGGCGCTGGCCATCGGCGCCGCGCAGCGATCGCCGCTGCTGCCCGACGTTCCCACCCTGCGCGAAGTGGGTGCGCCGGACGATCTCCTGATCCCCACCCACTTCACCCTGTTCGTCCATGCCGCCACGCCCCGGAGCACGGTGGACCGCATGCAGGAGAAAGTAGCCGAGGCCCTGCGCAACCGCGCGCTCATCGACCGCTTCGCCGAACGCGGGCTGATCGTGGCGCCCAGCAACCCGGACAAGGTCGCTCAGGCCATGGCCCGGGAGCAGGAGCGCTTCACGAAACTGATACGCGACGCCGGCATCAAGATGGAGTAG
- a CDS encoding aromatic ring-hydroxylating dioxygenase subunit alpha, producing MLYTNEQLADMVKPDKVHRAVYVDPGIFDLEMERIYGRVWVYVGHESQIPQTGDYVTSRIGRQDVILVRAADGKPHVLYNRCPHKGAQIVPPGDGHVDRHFRCPYHAWTFRLHGPMLSAPLRAGYEGTAFDPADEAFWLRRVARVASYRGFVFASLSEGGDDLVDFLGGAKAAIDNLCDRSPVGEVEVAGGVFRVWQNSNWKIFYENLHDTMHAAVTHESSVVAARDEYEASMAGQDMPFVLHIMAGNGEPYQFWEKLAVHAFDHGHGYMEGIFDPGGTDRDPTSRAHHESLAAAVGEARAREILGMNLHNTIIYGSGSPHTVFQQFRVIRPVAVDRTMVEIITFRLKGAPEAVFERAVTYANTINSPSSNVMPDDVELYTRVQKGNRLDGGDWVSMHRYCGTDRDIPGGKVAVNGTSELPIRNQFAAWKALMTEGGTGCGEAA from the coding sequence GTGTTGTACACGAACGAACAATTGGCGGACATGGTGAAGCCGGACAAGGTGCACCGCGCGGTCTACGTGGACCCCGGCATATTCGACCTGGAGATGGAGCGCATCTACGGCCGCGTGTGGGTCTACGTCGGGCACGAAAGCCAGATCCCGCAAACCGGCGACTACGTGACGAGCCGCATCGGCAGGCAGGACGTGATCCTGGTCCGGGCGGCGGACGGCAAACCCCATGTGCTGTACAACCGCTGTCCGCACAAGGGGGCGCAGATCGTGCCGCCAGGAGACGGGCACGTGGACCGGCACTTTCGCTGCCCCTACCACGCCTGGACGTTCCGGCTCCACGGCCCGATGCTGTCGGCGCCGCTGCGGGCCGGCTACGAAGGCACGGCCTTCGATCCCGCCGACGAGGCGTTCTGGCTGCGGCGCGTTGCCCGCGTGGCCAGCTATCGGGGCTTCGTCTTCGCCAGCCTGTCCGAGGGCGGCGATGACCTGGTGGATTTCCTGGGCGGCGCCAAGGCAGCGATCGACAACCTGTGCGATCGTTCCCCCGTGGGCGAGGTGGAGGTGGCCGGCGGCGTGTTCCGCGTCTGGCAGAACTCCAACTGGAAGATCTTCTACGAGAATCTGCACGACACCATGCATGCCGCCGTCACGCACGAGTCTTCCGTCGTCGCGGCCCGGGACGAGTACGAGGCTTCGATGGCCGGCCAGGACATGCCGTTCGTGCTGCACATCATGGCGGGCAACGGCGAGCCCTATCAGTTCTGGGAAAAACTCGCGGTGCACGCCTTCGACCATGGGCACGGCTACATGGAAGGGATCTTCGATCCCGGCGGCACGGACCGGGATCCGACCAGCCGCGCCCACCACGAAAGCCTGGCCGCCGCGGTGGGCGAGGCGCGGGCCCGGGAAATACTGGGCATGAACCTGCACAACACCATCATCTACGGCAGCGGGTCGCCCCATACGGTGTTCCAGCAGTTCCGCGTCATCCGGCCCGTCGCGGTCGATCGCACCATGGTCGAGATCATTACCTTCCGGCTCAAGGGGGCGCCCGAGGCCGTGTTCGAACGCGCCGTCACCTACGCCAATACCATCAACTCCCCGTCGTCCAACGTGATGCCCGACGACGTGGAGCTGTACACCCGGGTGCAGAAAGGCAACCGGCTCGACGGCGGGGACTGGGTCAGCATGCACCGCTACTGCGGTACCGACCGGGACATCCCGGGCGGGAAGGTCGCGGTCAACGGCACGAGCGAGCTGCCCATACGCAACCAGTTCGCGGCCTGGAAGGCCTTGATGACCGAGGGCGGGACAGGATGCGGGGAGGCGGCATGA